Below is a genomic region from Streptosporangium album.
ACATGGTCATGCCGGGCGCGCGCATGCAGATGATCGTGGTCATGAAGTTGACCGAGCCGAGGATCGTGCCGAGCCCGGACATCACCAGGCCGACGATCCACAGGTCGCCGCCGGTGCTGGGGGAGAACGTCGAAAGGGACAGCGGGGCGTACCCCGTCCAGCCGAAGTTGGCGGCTCCCGCACTGGTGACGAAGCCGCCGAGCACGATGATCCCGCCGAACAGGAAGAGCCAGTAACTCACCATGTTCAGGCGCGGGAACGCCACGTCGGGCGCGCCGATCTGCAGCGGCATGATCACATTGGCGAACCCGGCGAACAGCGGCGTGGCGAACAGCAACAGCATCAGGGTGCCGTGGATGGTGAACAGCTGGTTGTACTGCTCCTGGGTGACGAACTGCAGCCCGGGATGGACCAGCTCCGCCCGGATGATCAGGGCCATGACCCCGGCGATCAGGAAGAAGATGAACGAGGTGATCAGATAGAGATATCCGATGACCTTGTGGTCGGTCGTGGTCAACCACGACACGATCCTCGATCCCCTGGGTCTCGGCACTAGCGCGGGCTGTTGCTGCACAGTGGTCACAGCCGGCTCCCTCCCGTTGGCAACAGCCGGGCATGGCGGGACTTCTCACGTCCGTCCACCCATCACCCCCTTGCCCGGCTTCCACAGAACGGACACTCTTCGCAGACAGCTACGGACGCCTATAGAACTTCTCTTTCCCAGAAATTTTCCCTTCGCCGTCCATTCCCCCTCTCACCCCACGCGGCTCACGGCTCTCACCCGGGGCGGTCCGCGCCCTCTGGGCGGGAGAAGCGGGAACCGCGTGTCCGCACGGCCCCGGCCGACTCCATACGACAGCCAGGGGAGCGCAGGCCGTAAAGTCCCTTTATGACCGCTATCGACGAACTTATTGCTGCACTTGCCCCCGAGAAGGTCCTGACGGACCCCGACGTGACCGACTCCTACGCGCGGGACCGGACCTTCCTCGAACCGGGCAAGCCACTGGCGGTCGTCCTGGCCGAGACCCGCGACGACGTCGTCGCCACTCTCAGATGGGCGACCCGACACCGGGTGCCGGTGGTGCCCCGGGGGGCCGGAACGGGGCTGGCGGGCGGCGCCACGGCCGTCGAGGGGAGTGTCGTCCTGGCGCTGCACAAGATGACGGCGATCAGGGAGCTCTCCCCCGCCGACGAGATCGCCGTGGTGGAGCCCGGCCTCATCACCGCGGACCTCGACCGGGCGGCACGTGAGTTCGGGCTCATGTACGCGCCCGACCCCTCCTCCTACGAGATCTCCACGATCGGCGGCAACCTGGCCACCAACGCGGGCGGCCTGCGGTGCGTCAAGTACGGCGTGACCCGCGACTCGGCGCTGGGACTGGAGGTCGTGCTGGCGGACGGACGGATCCTGAACACCGGCAGGCGCACGGTGAAGGGCGTGACGGGCTATGACCTGACCGGACTGTTCATCGGTTCCGAGGGAACGCTCGGCGTGATCACCGCGGCCACCGTACGGCTGCGCCGGGCGCCCGCGGTCTACCCGGCGACGATCGCGGCCGAGTTCACCTCCCTGAGGGACGCGGCCAGCGCGGTCGCGGCGATCATCGCGGCGGGGTGCCAGCCGTCACTGCTGGAGATGCTCGACCGGAACACGCTCAAGGCGATCGACGACTGGCGGAACATCGGGCTGGAGGAGTCCACCCAGGCGATGCTGATCGCGCAGTCCGACGCGGCGGACGGCCAGGCGGTCTCCGAACGCATGGCGGAGCTCTGCACCGCGAACGGTTCCCCCTTCGTGGCGGTCTCGTCGTCCCCGCAGGAGGCCGAGGAGCTGATCGGAGTGCGCCGGATGGCCTACCAGGCGAAGGAGCGGATCGGCAAATGCCTGGTGGAGGACGTGTGCGTGCCGCGCTCGGCGCTGCCGGACATGATCGAGAAGATCGAGGCCATCGCCGCGAAGCACGACGTGCTGATCGCCACGGTGGCCCACGCCGGTGACGGCAACCTGCACCCCGTCTTCATCTTCGACCATGGCCTGACCGAGCCGCCGCCCAGCGTCTGGGCGGCGGCCGACGAGGTCTTCCGGGAGGCCCTGGAACTGGGGGGCACGCTCACCGGTGAGCACGGCGTCGGGCTGCTGAAGCGGCGCTGGCTCTCGCTGGAGGCCGGACCCGCCACCGAGGAGATCCACCACGGGATCAAGCGGGTCTTCGACCCGCTCGGCATACTCAACCCCGGAAAGGCCATCTGAAGAACGATCTATCGGTATTCCCCAAATGAACGGGGCGAATCCCAATAGAACACCCGTATCACTCCACACACTGGTAGCGTTCCTCACCACATAACACGTTTTATACTCGGCCGGGGGGTCATCGTGGTGCAGCCGCTATCGGCGGAGGATCCTCAGCGGCTGGGTCCGTTCGAGCTGACCGGCCAGCTCGGGGAAGGCGGCCAGGGGGTCGTCTACCTGGGACGGGGGCCGGCGGGCGAGCAGGTCGCCGTCAAGCTTCTCCACCATGGGCTGGCGGCGGACCCCGACGCCCGGACACGGTTCCTGCGGGAGGTGTCGGTCGCCCAGCGGGTGGCCCGGTTCTGCACCGCCCCGGTGCTCCACGCCGACCTCGCCGGCAGCCAGCCCTACATCGTGAGCGAGTACGTGCCGGGACCGTCTCTGCGCCAGCTGGTCGACAGGGAGGGTCCGCGCCGCGGCGCCGCACTCGAGCGGCTCGCGGTGAGCACGGCCACCGCCCTGGCGGCGATCCACCGGGCGGGAATCCTGCACCGCGACTTCAAACCCGCCAACGTGCTGATGGGGCCCGAAGGCCCGGTGGTGATCGACTTCGGTATCGCCAGGGCGCTGGACTCGCCGGGGATGACCGCCACCGGGATGGCGATGGGGACCCCCTCCTACCTCGCTCCCGAGCAGCTCAGCGAGGGCGAGGTGTCGGCCGCGGCCGACGTGTTCGCCTGGGGCGTCACGATGGTCTTCGCCGCGACGGGGAAGCCCGCGTTCGGCGCGGACTCCATCGCCGTGGTGATGAACCGGATCCTGACCGCGGAGCCCAGCCTGGGCGGCCTGGAGGGGCAGCTCCGCGACCTGGTCGCCGCGTGCCTGTCCAAGGACCCCTCGCTCCGCCCCACCGCCGAAGAGCTCGTCAGCCACCTGATGGGCGCGACGCTCACCGTCCCGGCGCGGACCCCCGCGCCGCCCACCTCGCCGGCGCGGCAGGCTCCCGCGCCGCCCACCTCGTCGGCATGGCAGGCGCCCACCCCGCCGTCACAGTCCCCGGCGCAGCAGCCCCCAGCCCGGCAGTCCCCGCCCGCCACCCCGCCGCAGCGCGGCCCCAAGGCGCGGCGGCCGCTCGGGCTCCTGCTGGCCGGGGCGGCCGCGCTGTGCGTGGCCGCGGGGACGGTGGTGGTCATGCAGGGCGGCGAGAAGGCCGCGGCGGTGCGGCCTGCGACGGCGACCCCGGCTCCCCCCTCCCAGGAGGCCGAGGAGACGGATCCGGCCCTCACTCCCGACGACCCGCCCTCGGCGTGGGAGTCTCCCAAACCCCGCAGGAGCCCTTCGCCGACCGTCCAGGCCACGGAGAGACCTGTCTCCCAGCCGGCGCACCAGCCGACGCACCAGCCGACCAAGAAGGCGGCCGGCGACCCCTCGGACGGGGACACCCAGCCGGACAAGACCGCGCCGCAGACGCCGTCGGTGATCGAGCCGACGGACGGGGGCGAGCCGTCCCCTGCGCCGACGACGGCCAGACCCACAACGCAACCCACGACCAAGCCCACGACGCAACCCACGACCAAGCCGACCGCCACCACGAAGCCGACCGCCACCACCAAGCCGGTCTCACCGCCGAAGCCGAACCCCTACACCGTGACCGGTGCCTGCGGCGCGGGCTACAAGGTCGTCGACTCCAGGGCCCTCGGCACCTCCGCGACCATCTATCTGCTCTACAGCTCCGGCGCGGGCAAGAACTGCGTCGTCACCATGGCCAAGTACGTGGCCCCCGCGAAGGTCAAGATGAATGCCACGCTCCAGGTGCAGGGCGGCTCGTCCGGGAGCAACCCGGGCTCCTTCACCGCCTACGCGGGCCCCGTACGGCTCGCCGCCGTCAAGAAGTGCGTCATGTGGGGCGGCTCGTACGGCACGGCCAGCTGGAAGAGCGGCTGGAGCCACTGCGGCTGACGGGCCCCTGTGCCGCCCATCCTTCACTGCGCCCCGCCTGCCCTTTCCTCCGCCGGACATCCTTCCTCGCCTCCGGCGGACGCCCCCTCCGGCCCGCTACGCCTCTGGCAGGTGCGCAGGGAGTCGGCTACCTTGACTGACGTGATCGTCAAGTCAGGGGGCCCGGCCGGGCCGCCGTCGAGGGCGGCCGTGCCGCCCGGGGGAGAGTGCCGGTGAGCCTGCTGGAGACCTCCGGAGACGACTACCCGGCGCGGCGCGCGGCGATGCTGGCCAAGCTGACCGAACTGGACGCCGAACAGGCCAAGGCGGTGGCGGGGGGCGGTGAGAGATACCTCGAGCGGCACCGCGGGCGAGGCAAGCTGCCGGCCCGGGAGCGGATCGAGCTGCTGATCGACCCGGACTCCGCCTTCCTGGAGCTCTCCCCGCTCGCGGGCTGGGGCAGCGACTTCCCCGTCGGGGCGAGCGTGGTCACCGGGATCGGGGTGATCGAGGGCGTCGAATGCGTGATCAGCGCCAACGACCCGACCGTCCGGGGCGGCGCGTCCAACCCGTGGACCCTCCGCAAGACGCTCAGGGCCGCCGACATCGCCTTCCGGAACCGGATGCCCCTGGTCAACCTGGTGGAGTCCGGTGGGGCCGACCTGCCGGCCCAGAAGGAGATCTTCATTCCGGGCGGGCGGGTGTTCCGGGACCTGACCCGTCTGTCGGCCGCCGGGATCCCGACGATCGCCCTCGTGTTCGGCAACTCCACGGCCGGTGGGGCGTACGTTCCCGGGTTGAGCGACCACGTGGTCATGGTGAAGGAGCGCGCGAAGGTCTTCCTCGGCGGTCCGCCGCTGGTCAAGATGGCCACCGGCGAGGAGTCCGACGACGAGTCGCTGGGCGGGGCCGAGATGCACGCCCGCGTCAGCGGCCTGGCCGACTACCTGGCCGCCGACGAGCACGACGCGCTCCGGATCGGGCGGCAGATCGTCAGGGGACTGAACTGGCGCAAACTCGGCACACCACCGCGAGCCGTACGGGAACCGCGCTACGACGAGGACGAGCTGCTGGGGATCGTCCCCGAGGACCTGAGGATCCCCTTCGACCCGCGCGAGGTGATCGTACGGATCGTGGACGGCAGCGAGTTCGACGAGTTCAAGCCCCTGTACGGCGGGAGCCTGGTCACGGGATGGGCGCGGCTGCACGGCTACCCGATCGGCATCCTGGCCAATGCCCGGGGCGTGCTGTTCAGCCAGGAGGCTCAGAAGGCCGCACAGTTCATCCAGCTCGCCGGCCAGACGCGCACGCCGCTGGTCTTCCTGCAGAACACGACCGGCTACATGGTCGGCAGGGACTACGAGCAGGGCGGCATCATCAAGCACGGCGCGATGATGATCAACGCGGTGTCCAACTCGACCGTCCCGCACCTCACGATCGTCATGGGCGCCTCCTACGGCGCGGGCAACTACGGCATGTGCGGCCGCGCCTATGATCCCCGGTTCCTGTTCGCCTGGCCCAGCGCGAAGTCCGCCGTCATGGGCCCCGCGCAGCTCGCCGGGGTGCTGTCCATCGTGGGCCGGGCCGCGGCCCACGCCCGGGGACAGATCTACGACGAGGAGGGCGACATCGAGATGCGCCGGCTCGTCGAGACGCAGATCGAGGCCGAGTCGCTGCCGTTCTTCCTGTCCGGGCGGCTCTACGACGACGGCGTCATCGATCCTCGCGACACCCGGACCGTCCTGGGCCTGTGCCTGTCGGCCGTCGGCAACGCCCCCGTCCCGGAGCCCGCAGGCTTCGGTGTCTTCCGGATGTGACCGTGCCGACCACCGCGCCGGCGACCGGACCCGCGACCGAACCGACCACCGCACCGGTGACCGGGCCCGTGACCGGCTCTCCCGCCCCCCGTCCGCTCCCCTCGTCGCACCGGGTCCGCTCATGATCAGTCGCCTGCTCGTCGCCAACCGTGGTGAGATCGCCCGCCGCGTCTTCCGCACCTGCCGTGACCTCGGTGTCGAGACCGTCGCGGTCTTCTCCGACGCGGACGCCCGTGCGCCTCACGTCGCCGAAGCCGACCACGCCGTACGGCTCTCCGGCGTCAGACCCGCCGACACCTACCTGTCCGCCGGGACGATCGTCGACGCGGCCCTGCGGGCCGGGGCCGACGCGGTCCATCCGGGCTATGGTTTCCTGTCGGAGAACGCCGCGTTCGCGCGGGCCGTGCTCGACGCCGGCCTGACCTGGGTCGGCCCGCCACCCGCCGCCATCGCCGCGATGGGCTCCAAGATCGAGGCGAAGGCCCTGATGTCCGGTGCCGGGGTGCCGGTGCTCCCGGGTTTCACCGCCGGGCCCGGCTCCTCGATGGACGACCTCGAACGGGACCTGGGCATCGTGTCCACCCGGATGAGCGGGCCGGCGTCCGGCCGGCGGATCCCCCTGCTGGTGAAGGCGTCGGCCGGGGGCGGCGGGCGCGGGATGCGGGTCGTGGAGCCGGCGGACGACCTGCCCGCCGCGGTGGAGTCGGCGCGGCGGGAGGCCGCGGCGGCGTTCGGGGACGGGACGGTCTTCGTCGAGCCCCTGCTGGAGAACGCCCGGCACATCGAGGTCCAGATCCTGGCCGACGCACACGGGACGGTATGGACGCTGGGCGAGCGGGAGTGCTCCATCCAGCGCAGGCACCAGAAGCTGGTCGAGGAGGCCCCCTCCCCCGCGCTCTCCCCGGAGCTGCGGGCACGGCTGTGCGGCGCGGCGGTCGCGGCGGCGGAGGCCATCGGGTACGTCGGGGCGGGGACCGTCGAGTTCCTCGTGCGGGACGAGACGGTCGCGTTCCTGGAGATGAACACCCGGCTCCAGGTAGAACACCCGGTCACCGAATGCGTCTACGGCGTCGACCTGGTCGAACTCCAGCTCAGGATCGCCGAGGGCGCGCGCCTGCCGGCGTCTCCGCCGTCCCCCTCCGGCCACGCCGTCGAGGTGCGCCTCTACGCCGAAGATCCCGCACGCGGCTGGCTCCCGCAGAGCGGCGCCCTGCACCGCTTCGACGTCCCCGGTGTGACCTGCCGCTTCTCCCCCGGGCCCGGCGACAGCGCCTACGGCCTGCGGCTCGACTCCGGTGTCGAGGACGGCTGCGAGATCGGTGTCCACTACGACCCCCTGCTCGCCAAGGTCATCGCCTACGGGCCCGACCGCGCCGACGCCGTACGGAGGCTCGCCGCCGCCCTGTCGAAGGCGCGGATCCACGGCCTCGTCACCAACCGGGACCTCCTTGTCGGAGTCATGCGCCACGAGGCGTTCCTCGCGGGGGACACCCACACGGGATTCCTCACCCAGCACGGGGAAGACCTCGCTCTCCGTCCGCCGGACACGGCCGCGGAGCCGCGCGCCGTACGCGCGTCCGCCGCCGAGTCGCATGCCCTGCGCCTGTCCGCCCTGGCAGCCGCCCTCGCCCAGGCCGCGGCCAACCGGGCGGCGGCGACCGTGCAGGCCACTTTGCCCGGCGGATGGCGCAACGTGGTGTCACAGCCGCAGCGGGTGGCCTTCGCCGAGGCGGAGGTCGCCTACCGGATCACCAGGGACGGCCTGCGTGCCGAAGGTCTCCCCGACACGGTCCTGGTCGGCGCCGCACCCGCCCTGGTCGTGCTGGAGACCTCCGGCGTGCGGCACCGGTTCGACGTGGCCCGCTACGACGGCGTGACCCATGTCGACTCTCCCCTCGGTCCCGTACGGCTCACGCCGCTGCCCCGGCTGCCCGGACCGGTCGAGCACGTGGCCCCGGGATCCCTGCCGGCGCCGATGCCCGGTACCGTGCTCCGCGTCGATGTGAGACCCGGCGAGCCCGTCGCCGCGGGCCAGGTCGTCGTGGTGCTGGAGGCCATGAAGATGGAGCACCGGATCACCTCCCCCTCGGACGGGACGGTGTCGGCGCTGAACGTCGCGCCGGGCCGGCAGGTCGAGGCGGGAGCCGTACTGGCCGTGATAGAGGAGAGACAGTGAACACCCATGGAGACCGGTCGGCGGAACGCCTGGTGCGCGGGGAGGTGGCCGGGGGGGTCGCGACCATCACGCTGGACTCCCCGCGCAACCGCAACGCGCTGTCCGTGCGGCTGCTGGGCGAGCTGGCGGACCGGCTCGCCTGGGCGCTCGCCGAGGAGAGCGTGC
It encodes:
- a CDS encoding FAD-binding oxidoreductase, whose amino-acid sequence is MTAIDELIAALAPEKVLTDPDVTDSYARDRTFLEPGKPLAVVLAETRDDVVATLRWATRHRVPVVPRGAGTGLAGGATAVEGSVVLALHKMTAIRELSPADEIAVVEPGLITADLDRAAREFGLMYAPDPSSYEISTIGGNLATNAGGLRCVKYGVTRDSALGLEVVLADGRILNTGRRTVKGVTGYDLTGLFIGSEGTLGVITAATVRLRRAPAVYPATIAAEFTSLRDAASAVAAIIAAGCQPSLLEMLDRNTLKAIDDWRNIGLEESTQAMLIAQSDAADGQAVSERMAELCTANGSPFVAVSSSPQEAEELIGVRRMAYQAKERIGKCLVEDVCVPRSALPDMIEKIEAIAAKHDVLIATVAHAGDGNLHPVFIFDHGLTEPPPSVWAAADEVFREALELGGTLTGEHGVGLLKRRWLSLEAGPATEEIHHGIKRVFDPLGILNPGKAI
- a CDS encoding serine/threonine protein kinase is translated as MVQPLSAEDPQRLGPFELTGQLGEGGQGVVYLGRGPAGEQVAVKLLHHGLAADPDARTRFLREVSVAQRVARFCTAPVLHADLAGSQPYIVSEYVPGPSLRQLVDREGPRRGAALERLAVSTATALAAIHRAGILHRDFKPANVLMGPEGPVVIDFGIARALDSPGMTATGMAMGTPSYLAPEQLSEGEVSAAADVFAWGVTMVFAATGKPAFGADSIAVVMNRILTAEPSLGGLEGQLRDLVAACLSKDPSLRPTAEELVSHLMGATLTVPARTPAPPTSPARQAPAPPTSSAWQAPTPPSQSPAQQPPARQSPPATPPQRGPKARRPLGLLLAGAAALCVAAGTVVVMQGGEKAAAVRPATATPAPPSQEAEETDPALTPDDPPSAWESPKPRRSPSPTVQATERPVSQPAHQPTHQPTKKAAGDPSDGDTQPDKTAPQTPSVIEPTDGGEPSPAPTTARPTTQPTTKPTTQPTTKPTATTKPTATTKPVSPPKPNPYTVTGACGAGYKVVDSRALGTSATIYLLYSSGAGKNCVVTMAKYVAPAKVKMNATLQVQGGSSGSNPGSFTAYAGPVRLAAVKKCVMWGGSYGTASWKSGWSHCG
- a CDS encoding acyl-CoA carboxylase subunit beta; this encodes MLAKLTELDAEQAKAVAGGGERYLERHRGRGKLPARERIELLIDPDSAFLELSPLAGWGSDFPVGASVVTGIGVIEGVECVISANDPTVRGGASNPWTLRKTLRAADIAFRNRMPLVNLVESGGADLPAQKEIFIPGGRVFRDLTRLSAAGIPTIALVFGNSTAGGAYVPGLSDHVVMVKERAKVFLGGPPLVKMATGEESDDESLGGAEMHARVSGLADYLAADEHDALRIGRQIVRGLNWRKLGTPPRAVREPRYDEDELLGIVPEDLRIPFDPREVIVRIVDGSEFDEFKPLYGGSLVTGWARLHGYPIGILANARGVLFSQEAQKAAQFIQLAGQTRTPLVFLQNTTGYMVGRDYEQGGIIKHGAMMINAVSNSTVPHLTIVMGASYGAGNYGMCGRAYDPRFLFAWPSAKSAVMGPAQLAGVLSIVGRAAAHARGQIYDEEGDIEMRRLVETQIEAESLPFFLSGRLYDDGVIDPRDTRTVLGLCLSAVGNAPVPEPAGFGVFRM
- a CDS encoding acetyl/propionyl/methylcrotonyl-CoA carboxylase subunit alpha, with the protein product MISRLLVANRGEIARRVFRTCRDLGVETVAVFSDADARAPHVAEADHAVRLSGVRPADTYLSAGTIVDAALRAGADAVHPGYGFLSENAAFARAVLDAGLTWVGPPPAAIAAMGSKIEAKALMSGAGVPVLPGFTAGPGSSMDDLERDLGIVSTRMSGPASGRRIPLLVKASAGGGGRGMRVVEPADDLPAAVESARREAAAAFGDGTVFVEPLLENARHIEVQILADAHGTVWTLGERECSIQRRHQKLVEEAPSPALSPELRARLCGAAVAAAEAIGYVGAGTVEFLVRDETVAFLEMNTRLQVEHPVTECVYGVDLVELQLRIAEGARLPASPPSPSGHAVEVRLYAEDPARGWLPQSGALHRFDVPGVTCRFSPGPGDSAYGLRLDSGVEDGCEIGVHYDPLLAKVIAYGPDRADAVRRLAAALSKARIHGLVTNRDLLVGVMRHEAFLAGDTHTGFLTQHGEDLALRPPDTAAEPRAVRASAAESHALRLSALAAALAQAAANRAAATVQATLPGGWRNVVSQPQRVAFAEAEVAYRITRDGLRAEGLPDTVLVGAAPALVVLETSGVRHRFDVARYDGVTHVDSPLGPVRLTPLPRLPGPVEHVAPGSLPAPMPGTVLRVDVRPGEPVAAGQVVVVLEAMKMEHRITSPSDGTVSALNVAPGRQVEAGAVLAVIEERQ